TAACGTAGGTATTTGTGGTATCAGAAATTTTTAATGTATGTCCTGTCGCTTTAAACTCTATATTTGCTATAATTTTGTTTATATCATCAACATTTTTTACATCTATTTTATTACCATCTGTATCCTTTGCTATTACTTCTACATTTCCTGCTCCAAAAGCGTCGGATATTTTTTCATTTAACTCTGCTACTAATTGTCTTGCTTTTTCTTGATCTAATGCAGGGCCTGAATAATCATTTGATAATGTAATTGTCTTCTTAACTCCGTCTAATGTAATATCAAAGGTTTTCCCTTTTTTCAAATAATCCCAATTAATAGAATCTATACTTGAAGCCATACTTTTTGAAACAGTTTTATTACTTTCCCATATTTCATTTTTAGCCAGTTGGGTAACCTTTATTGTATGGGTACCAGTAGCTACACTGGATGATGCTTCTGCCTGAACAGCAGTGGTATCTACTCCATTAATCTTGGTAGAAATCGAATAAGCTCGAAAGCTCGTTGCAGAAATCAAGTTATCCTTAGATAAAATGTCTAAATATTTATCCCTGAAATTTTTAAGAACATTGATCATTTCTCTGTAGCCTTCTTGCTGCCATTTTAACTTCTGCAGCTTTTGCTTCATTGTATCTACTTTCGTATATTCGGCTTTCATTAATTGCTCGACCATGGATTCCGTATCAAAGCCGGAAAACCCTGTAAGCCTAAGTCTATTACTTACAAGCATAGTGTCCCTCCTTATTCCTTATCTTTTTTCATCCACTATAATACCTGCCACTTCCCAGAGGTGAGCTACCATGTCCAAAATTTTTTCTGGAGGTATTTCACGGATGAGTTCTTTCGTTTCTTTATTAATGACTTTCACCATAATTTGCTTTGTTTCTTCATGAATTGAAAACTCAAATTCCGCCATTACACCATTTAATTTTTTATTTGCTTTTTCAATAGCTTCAATAACTGTCTTCTCTGCTATGGTAGGCTGATACTCAGGGTGAATTTGCGTGTATTCCAGCAAGTCAATATTTTTGTCAAGAATCGAGTCTTTTCTACCTTTGTCAATGTTTTCGTTGTGCATTGTTTGTGGTGTAGACATAGGTACATGGGGCGATTGAATATTGTTTTCTATTTTCATGCTAGATCCCTCCGAAAACAAATTCTTTACTTATGTATCGTCATTTTCTTTTTAAGGATTTATAGATGATCTATAGCTATTATATCCTATAGCTATATAAGATGAGGATTTTGCTCAATCCAAGCTTTTGTTTTAGCGATTCCAGCTTCCAGGGGATGATTGGGTTTCCATCCAAGCAAGCGATTTGCTTTATCGAAATTACAAAGCAGCTTCATAATTTCACTTTGAGGATGAATATGGGGAACATGTTTGATTTTTGCTTCATCCTCTGCGATTAATAAGGCTAAGTCATTAATGGATATGTCACGTCCTAATCCAGCATTAATAATTTCTCCGTTTACTTTGTCACTGTATCCTGCTTGTACGACAAATTCTGCGCAGTCCTCAACATATAAGAAGTCCCTTGTTTGCTCGCCTGTTCCATAAATAAAAAGTTCTTCTCCCTTTAGAGCCTTTTTAAGGAAAATTGCGATCACTCCACCTTCTCCCCCTGTCTTCTGGAAAGGTCCATAAGTGTTAAAGGGTCTTACGACTACTGTTGGAAGTTGATACGCATACCAATAAGAAAGCACCATATTTTCTCCTGCGATCTTACTGCCTGCATAAGGAGAAGCAGGTTTGGTCGGATGCATCTCTGTAATACCGTTTTCATCATTTGCTCTGTCATAAACCATGCAGGTACTCATAAAGACCATTTTGGTACGGTATTTTTTACACTGTTCCAATACATTAAAGGTTCCTATCACATCATTGTCAAAAGTTGTTTTTGGATCATCAATACTGTCTTGAACATTAATGCTGGCCCCCAGGTGATAACAAATATCGAATTTATTAATAAAGAGTTTTTCAAGAATATCGTTGTTTTTGATATCTCCTTTAATAAAATCCTTAAAATTCGGGTAATTAGTAAATTCTTTGATATTTTCCTCTCTGCCATTGGATAAATCATCTAGAACCCAAACATTATGATTGTCGTCTAGTAGTTTTTTTACAACCCATCTTCCAATAAAACCAGCTCCGCCAGTTACCAATATATTCAAAATACTCACTCCTTATCAAATATAAAGAGTAGGATTAACCTACTCTATAAGTATCGACTAATTCTTTAACAATCTTTATTACATACATAATATCTTCTTCTGACATCTTAGGAAAAAGAGGAAGGGTAATAATTCTTTCATAAAGTTTTTCTGCATTGGGACATAAGCCTTTTTTATAACCCAGTTTTTGATAATAAGGATGATAGTACACAGGAATGTAATGGACATTAACCCCTATATTATGAATACGTAATTCATCGAATATTACTCTTCTATCCGGTCTTATTTTATCCGTATCGAGTTGAAGAACATAGAGATGCCATCCGGATAAAGTATCATCAAGCTGCTTTGGAATAATGACGCCTTCTAAATCTTTAAAGGCTTCACTATACATCTTGGCGTATTTTCTTCTTTTTTGAAGGAAAAATTCCAGTTTATTAAGCTGACTGCAGCCAAGGGCCGCCTGAATATCCGTCATTCTGTAATTGTATCCTAAAAAGTGCTGTTCATAATACCAAGCTGCATTATCATTTAAAAGCATCTTCTGATCTCTGGTAATACCGTGAGAGCGAAAGAGCATTAATTTATCATAAAATTCTTTATTGTTGGTGGTTATGGCTCCTCCTTCTCCTGTTGTAATGGGTTTAACAGGATGAAAGCTAAAGGTTGTCATATCCCCAATACTTCCAATTTTTCTGCCCTTATATTCAGCACCTAAAGCATGGGCTGCATCTTCTATGACAATCAAATTGTGTTCTTTTGCTATTTTCATAATCTCATCCATATCACAGGGTTGCCCTGTATAATGAACGGGTATAATCGCCTTTGTTTTATCTGTTATCTTTCTCCTAATGTCCTCCGGATCAATATTATAGGTTTCAGGATCAATATCTGCAAATACGGGTGTTCCTCCGCAGTAAAGTACTGCATTGGCAGTCGCTGCAAAAGTCATTGGTGTTGTGATGACTTCATCTCCTTCACCAATTCCTGCCGCAAAGCAAGCCGCATGAAGGGCTGCTGTTCCATTGGATATGGCAACCACATATTCTGCTCCTGTCACTGACTTTAATTGATCTTCAAATTCTTTTATGGCCGGACCTGTGGTTAAATAGTCGCTTTTTAATACATTTACAACAGCCTGTATATCATCTTCATCAATCCACTGACGCCCATAGGGTAAAAAATCGTCTCTCATTTCGTCACGCTCCTGTTATTCTTTCGTTATAAGGCGGATTATTTCGGAGGCCAGTCGTTTTGCTCCCAACCCGTCAACCAATTCTTGCCCTTTCCTGGACATCTCGAGTCTTTTTTCATAGGTCATTTCTTTAATTGAATCCAGTATATTTTCAACATTTGATCCTTTTATAATACCCAATTGTTTTAATTTTTCATATGCCATCATTTGATTATCTGCTACTACAATTCCTATAGTAGGCGTGCCGCAGGCTGCCAGTTCATATACTGTAGAACCACAGGCTGAAACAGCTAAATCACATTTTTTCATTAAATGTGACATAATAGGATTATAATATAATTTAACCTTAGGGTGACTGAAGGTATCTAAATACCCCTTAGGAAATGCCGGTCCAATGACTACATGAAGGGTCATATCCAACTCTTCTTTTAGGATATTTTGAATAATTTTTTCCGTAATTCTATTTATATCAGAACCGCCTATAGTTACCAGGATATCTTTGCAAATAGGATTAATATATCGTTTCGTTGGATTTTGGAACTCTTTTCTAAGCAAAACATATGTAATGCCTAAAAATGTTTCTATATAATTTTCTTCTGTATAGTTTAAATCTAAGGCATAGGGGTTTTGATTGACAATAAAATCAACGGGATATTCTTCTTTCTTTAAATCATCGATATATCCCAGAAAACTTCCTGCCCTTTTCACACTTTTAAAAAAGTTTGCATCTACATTATAACTGTCTACAATCATACAATCATAGGCTATGTCATTAATCTTGCTTAATAAGTTTTCTTCCGAAAATCGATAAACGAAATATCCATTTTGTCTTAAGAAGTTAACGCCAAAATCAAATTCTTCCTCTTCTGAGCAAACATAGGAAACCTCTGCACATCGTCTTAATTCCTCAGCCAATACAGAAGTTCTCATAATATGCCCCATACCTATGGTTTTGCCTCCATCTGCGCGAATCAGAATTTTCATCATTAAACCTACCTTCAGGGAGTTCTAAATACACTGTTTATTTCCACTAACTCTTTAATTTCCTTTGCTCTTTGCAACCAGGTATGCTTTTCATTTGCTTTTTTCATTCCGTTCAAAGCAATATAATTCCTATTGTCCTCATCTTCTAATATATCTTTAATTTTTTCCGGTAAAAGCTCTATTTTATCCCAAGTATAAAAAATAATATCTTCTTCATCATTAAATTGATTTTCTAAATATTGATTTTTATCTGTTACAGATATTGCTCCTTGAAGCATAGAAGTAAAGATTCTTTCATGAGAGCCATTTTTAAAATTAGGGAGTACATTTAAGACAAATTTTGAATTTCCCATTAGAGAAAGCATTTCATTAAAATCCACAGAATTATGCACTCTAAAGTTCTTATACATTTCAAAAGGATTTCTATCCCATCCTAGTACACCATAAAAATCTATTGGTATTCCAGATTTTATCAATTCTTCAACACATTTATATCTGCGATAACTCCTTACGTAGCTATCCACTAATTGGAGAAATGCAGGATTATTCATTAAAATACCATATTCTCCATAAAAATTTCTTGATTGGAGTACAAACTGAAGTTCTCCCTCTAATGTTTTATCTGGATTTGCCAATAAATATTCTGCTGCTTCGTCCATTATAGAAATCATGGTTTTAGGTAAAACGAGCCATTCTTTACGTATCAAATCAGGATCTTTAAAGCTTCCTCCAAATAATACATCTATATCTCTTATTCTTTGCTCTTTAATATCCTCTCCTTTAACAGAGCCTCCATGAGGTAAAAATGCAGATCTCTTGAGTGGAAAATATGTACACAGAAATTCAATATGAGAATAATCCACGCATGTCAAAATAAGGTTATTTAAATTGGTATTAATTCTTTGGAGGTGATAAATTGGATGATCTACTAAGCAGCCAATATAAGTTGTATCAGCAAGATTAAACAAATACTCATCATCTAATTTTAAATCTATTCCTATGCAATTAAACGCAAATACGAAATCACACGGAAAAGAAAAAGCATCTTGTAACGCTTTCATTCTATTGGGGTTCGTTAAATCTACAATAAATATCTCATCACCTAATTGATTAAAGGCTTCTCCTAAATAATCGACAAATATTCTAAGCACATCATATTGGGATCGCCCTTTTAATAATACAATTCTAGCCATAAAGCCCTCCTATTAGATTTCAGCAAGATTCCTATGCATTTTTTTGAATAATAAATTGGTTGATCCCTGCCACTTCAGGATGGTTGTCTAGATATGAAATAATCTCATCTATCTCAAACCCTTTATTCTGATCATATAAAGCCTCATATACTTTTTCTACAAGGTCAAAATCTTCTTTAGTGTCAACACATAATCTATAATTCGGTCTGTTCCAGCTTTCCTTTGCTTCCATTCTTTCAACAGAAAATTCCTCTGGATGCTCATACATATATAAGGTTACGTGTTCCCTATATCTTGCTCCTGTGGCTTTATAATGGGCTTTCATAAGGGCTTCTCTTGTAAATATCTCCGCATCAAAACCCCGGCTAAAGGTATTTGGAACATCGACTCTCATATAGTCTACCTTTGCTTCTAAAAACTTATCAATTAGTTCGTCAATAACTTCTGCACTAATAAGAGGACAATCCCCAGTAACTCTTATAATATATTCTCCTTCAAACTGTTCTGCTGCATCAACATATCTCTTTAACACATCATCTTCCGAGCCTCTAAAAATAGTTCCTCCTGCATTCTCTACTATTTCAACCAGTTGATCATTTTCAGAATTGGTAGAAGTAGCAACAATTGTTTTTTCGATTTTACTAGATTGATTTAATCGATTTAATATGTGCACAATCATAGGAACACCTTTAATCTCTTTAATAACTTTACCCGGCAATCGCTCAGATCCCATTCTGGCTTGAATAATGCAAATTACGCCATTCCCCATATTATAACCCTTCTTTCGCTAAATAACTTCCCAAGTAATGGGATCATTCTTTTTAATATCTTTTCTGGCTTCTCTGCCAACCACAATATCAAAATACTTTGGCATAAGCCCAACCCCCGGTCTAAGTACTGCCAACATATCTTCTGTTATAATAGTCCCCTTTGGAATATCCATTTTAGCAAAGATACTTCTTCGGCCTCTTTGATGATGCAATCTTTCTGTATCAGCTAATTCCTTAACAGAAGAACCGATAGCTTTTTCGGCATCTCTAATGCCTTTTACCATAGCTTTTAATTCATCCGGCTCAATCGCAAATTTATGATCGGGGCCTTTTAGATTTCTATCAAGAGTAAAGTGTTTCTCGATTACCTTAGCACCTCTGGCTACAGCAGCAATTGGTATAGCAATTCCCAAAGTATGATCAGAATATCCAACAGGAAGCCTAAAAGCAGCTTTCATCGTATCCATCGCTGCTAAATTCACTTCTTCTACAGGCATAGGATAACTAATTCCGCAATGTAAAAGAATAACTTGATTATTCCCCTGCTCATAAATGGCATTAAGGGCATCTTCTATCTCCCCTAAATTCGCCATACCTGTTGAAAGAATAATAGGTTTATTCTTCTTAGCAATATATCTTAAAAAAGGAATATCTACCATTTCAAAAGACGCAATTTTATATGCTTCCATTTCTAATTCTTCTAATTCTTCAACAGCATCATAATCAAAGGGTGTAGATAAGAACATAATCCCTTTTTCATCAGCATATTCTTTCAATTCCCTTTGCCATTCTCTTGGAAGCTCTAATCCTTTATATAATTCATATAAAGTTGGAACTCCTTCATATTCATCTCCAAGTTTCATAATAGGATGAGAAGTGTTAGCAGCAATCTTATCCGCTGTAAACGTTTGAAACTTAACTGCGTCTGCCCCTGCTTCTACCGCTACATCTATTAATTTTTTTGCTTGACCTAAATCTCTGTCATGGTTACTTCCTGCTTCAGCAATAATAAAACAGGGACTATCTTCACTAATTAATCTGTCCCCAATGGAAATACTCCTCATATACTTTCCTCCTAGTAAAATATTTCTACTAATGTTATCGTAAATATTCTCTTTAATAATTATACATCAAAAAAAAGCCAACTACAAATGTAATTGGCTTATTTATAGTTCTCTAGAAAAATTGCATCATCATATCTTAACATTAAAAGATTCGGTTTAAATTTCCCCATTTGGGATTCTACCAGTTTCCCCTCTGCCCATTCTTTAATCATCTTTCCATAATCGATTCCAGCTTCTATAGAAAGAGGTACTCCTCCTCCGAAACGAGGATTAATTTCAATCCAATATATTTCACCTTTAGAATCTTCAATGCACTGAAGAGTAAGCGGACCTACCCCACCTAATTTTTCACAGATTTCTACTACCTCTTCTATAATTCTAGGATGATTCCTTGTTATAGATTTAGACACTTCTCCAGCTCGAACTTGAAGTCTCTCTCTGGGAACACAAGAAACCACACGGCCACCATTGTCACAAAACACATCTACAGTATACTCTGTCCCTTGAATATATTCTTGAATAATTGAATTTGATACATATTTCGAAAAGAAAACCAGTTCTTCTTGATTACCAGCACGATAAACTCCTTGACTCCCCATACCATCTTTTGGCTTTATAATAAAGGAAGATTTTTCATTATATATATTGATATCTTCTGCCTTAGACCATGTTTTGGGGGACTTAATATCATGCTCTAAAAAAAACTCATAGGTTTTAAACTTATCTTCACAGATGTTAAGTACCAAGTAATTAGAAAGAAGCAAATGAACACCTATATCATGAAACTCTTTTCTTCTGCTATCCAGCAGGAGATATTCTCTTTCAAACAAAGGTATCAATACATTGATCTTTTTATCGTTACATATCTTAAGAAGTGTATCTACATATTTTTCGTCTTGATAACTTGGAACTTCAAAAAAAGCATCAACAAAATGCTTTGCAGGATTATTAGAAGAGCAATCAACCCCGATAATGTTAAAACTCTTCTTTAAAAAAGAAATCAATTGAACTCTTTTACCAATGGCGGTTAATAATATATTCATTGTTTCGCCTTCCTATTATTTATGATCTGCTTTTGTGTAACCTTAATTTTCCTAATGCCTTACACAAAAAGAAAATTCCAAATCCTATAGTTCCCACTATTCCTGATAAACATAAAGAAATTATTTTAAAGACTTGGCTTCTTATCCACCAAAACATAACCTGAACCTTTGAAAAAGCTTTGATTTCTGATATCAAATTACATTTATATCTCTCTTTTGCATGAATGGATAAACTAAATAAAAAGACATTTATAAATCCTGTCCCTGATAAATTCGTACATGGAACAATTACTACATCAAAATATTCATCTTTTAAATCTAAACACTTTCTTGTATATCCAAATCCCTCTTTATAAGGATAAATCCAAATCTGTTTTATATCTTTATATTTTTCTGCTAATTTCTTCCCATGCTCATGGGTTAATAAATGGATCTCATGTTCTGGAAATTTATCTTTGATTGCTTTTAAATTATGATCTAATTGCTGAAAACTAACCGAACGAATAATCAATAACTTTTTCACGTTTCCCCACCTATCTATAAAAGGTAAAAGACACATCAAATGGAATACGAAGATTTTCTGCTATATATTTTTTAACCGGTTTTCTTTTATCTTTAATTTGCTTTACATTGAATATCGCAGAAAACATTGCTTTTATATAAACCGTCGTATACTGCTCTAAAGAATAATAAAATACCAGATATATTAATCGAAAAGTAAGAGGTATCAGCATGGACATGGGATAATTTTTCCATAAAAGCCAAAAAGCATTTCTGGTATAGTAAAATGGCGCTCTCCATGATGCACGATTAACTGGAGAGTATTTATGATAAGATACAATATCCGAGAAAAATTCTATCTTATAGCCTGCATCTAACACGCGGAAAGACAGGTCCTGCTCATTCCAGTACAAAAAAAACTCTTCTGGATAAAACCCCACCTGCTCTATGACATCTTTTCTTGCCCCTGCTCCGGCTCCATTAAAGGCCATTAAATATTTTTGTATGGCAGCAGAAGTATTCTTCCTTTCTTCTATTTTCTTATTCGTTTCATCATAACTAAAATAATTTCTGACATCAAAAGCCACAATTCCTAATTTCTCATCATTCTTAAATTTATCTACCATCTTTTCTATAGCATCTTCTGCCGGGAAAGAATCATCGTCCAGGATTACAATATATTCTCCTTTTGCATTTTTAAATCCAATATTATAAGCTTCAATACCCATATTTTTAGGCATCTTCAGCAATCTGACTTCAGGGAAATCCTCTTCAATCATTGCAATTGTTCCATCAGTAGAACCATTGTCAACCACAATAACCTCAATTTCTTTGTAAGTTTGTCCTCTGAGACGAGTTAAGCTTTCTCTGACATCGTCTTTTCGATTCCAGCATAAAATGACTACACTTACTAATGGTTGTATTTGCAGCATTCGTCTACTCCTTTTCCACCCTCTGTTGTCTTAATCTTTCTAATAAAACCGTTAATTGCTTTGTTATAAATTGATGCTTTTTATTTTGAAAACGGTTGATTGCTTTTTTACCAAAAGTATTATTGGGTAAAACATTTAAATAGCCATCAATCCAATAAGATTTTGTACCTTCATATTTAATATCGTCCGTATGATCAAAAACATGAGAGCAAGGAATTAAAATAACTTTCTCATTGGTAATATCATTATCATTTGCTGAACCGTAATTTAAATCAGGAAATCTTCTATCAAGCATCGTTTTAACAGAATGGGAATATTGATTATCTGCTATCACAATTTTCTGGTCACTGGTTATAATATCATTTAATTTTATTCGAGGCGTACCAACTAATCCATACTGATTTTCCTTAGCTTTACCTCTCCTGCCATTTATTCCATCCTTAATAGCTTCATACATACTTCTAGCAGTCTGCTTTTTCCCGTAAAACAGGCTAGTATACATACCTGTAAAATAGTCTTCAAAAATAGTAGACATGATCTCTTCCCATTGTTCCTCGGGGGCATATTGATTAAAGAAATAAATACGATTACGCCAAAAATAATACGTACCCAGGGTGTTCGTTTTGTTCCCACCACCAAGTTTATGCCAAACCTTTGAAGAACTGATTGCTTTAATCGTGTATCCTTTTAATTTTATTCTATGAGCCCATTCAATATCATCCCAATAGAGAAAAAACTCCTCATCCATAATTCCTGCTGTTTCTACTGCATTCACTCTAACTAAAAGTGAACAAGCTGGTACATAGTCCACTTCAACATTCTCAGTTACTATGCCTTCCTCTTCGATATATCCTCTTTTATTAAATTCAAGGGTAGCATTATTCCATCGTACAAAAGCGCCTAATTCTTGAATTTGATTCGGTATATCCATTACATATATTTTGGACCCTACAATCCCTAGATGCTCATCTGACTCCATTTCTTTAACAAGTTCATATAATGCATCTTGATCTACTATGACATCATTATCTAATAAATATAGGTATTTATACTTATTCTTATTAAGCATATATTTAATTCCTGTATTAAATCCTCCAGAACCACCCTTATTTTCTGTATTTTTAATAAGAGTAACATCTGGATATTCTGCTTCAATAGCTTCTACGGAACCATCTGTTGAAGCATTATCTACAACAGTTATATCATAATTCCTATAATTTAATTGTTTAACTGATTCTATACATTTTAAGACATAGTCTTTTTTATTCCAATTGCAAATTACAATTCCCACTGGAATATTACATATTTCCATCATGTTCACCACACTTTTCAATTATTAAAAATATTATAACATGTTATATATAAAAATACAGCCTAAAAGGCTGTTAATCTAATGGAAGCTCCAATGCTCTGTCTACAATTTGATCCATATTATAATATTTATACTCTGCTAACCTTCCAATAAAGGTAACATTCTTTTCTTTCTGAGCATATTGGCGATACTGTTCCGCCTTATCTTGATTTTCTTTGTCAGGTACAATATAAAAAGGTTCTCCATGAGCCATTGAATACTCCTTAGCAATTGTAGTGTATGGGATATTTTGACCTGTTAAATGTTTATATTCTGTAATTCTTGTAAAGTCATAATCATTTGGATAATTGACCGTTCCAACCTCTTGATAAAATTCTTTATTAAAAAATGTTTCATATTCGAATCGTACTGAACGGTATTCTAAGGCTCCAAATTTATAATCATAATATAAATCAATAGGCCCAGTAAAATACAACTTATCATATTGAATCTGATCTTTAATATCCAGCCAATTTGTATTTAACATAATATGTATATTGGGATGATCTAATATCTTTTCAAACATCTTTGTATATCCCTGTTTTGGAAGCCCTTGATACTTATCTGTAAAATACCTGGTATCACGATTATTCCTAAAAGGAATTCTTTTGATGACACTGGGATCCAATTCATCAGGATATCTGTCCCATTGTTTATAGGTATAGTTTTTAAAAAACTTTTCGTAAATATCTCGACCTGCTTTTGAAATAACAACATCTTCAGAAGTTTTGATTTCATCAATATGTTCTGCCTGCTTTTCTAGCCATTTTTCAACTTCATCAGAGCTTAAATTCAGATTGTAAAGTTGATTAATCGTCTCTGCAGATATTGGCATAGGAATTTTCATACCATCAATATAGCTTAAGACTCTATGCTGATATAAATACCAATCGGTAA
This is a stretch of genomic DNA from Defluviitalea raffinosedens. It encodes these proteins:
- a CDS encoding flagellar protein FlaG; translation: MKIENNIQSPHVPMSTPQTMHNENIDKGRKDSILDKNIDLLEYTQIHPEYQPTIAEKTVIEAIEKANKKLNGVMAEFEFSIHEETKQIMVKVINKETKELIREIPPEKILDMVAHLWEVAGIIVDEKR
- a CDS encoding dTDP-glucose 4,6-dehydratase, whose product is MNILVTGGAGFIGRWVVKKLLDDNHNVWVLDDLSNGREENIKEFTNYPNFKDFIKGDIKNNDILEKLFINKFDICYHLGASINVQDSIDDPKTTFDNDVIGTFNVLEQCKKYRTKMVFMSTCMVYDRANDENGITEMHPTKPASPYAGSKIAGENMVLSYWYAYQLPTVVVRPFNTYGPFQKTGGEGGVIAIFLKKALKGEELFIYGTGEQTRDFLYVEDCAEFVVQAGYSDKVNGEIINAGLGRDISINDLALLIAEDEAKIKHVPHIHPQSEIMKLLCNFDKANRLLGWKPNHPLEAGIAKTKAWIEQNPHLI
- the pseC gene encoding UDP-4-amino-4,6-dideoxy-N-acetyl-beta-L-altrosamine transaminase translates to MRDDFLPYGRQWIDEDDIQAVVNVLKSDYLTTGPAIKEFEDQLKSVTGAEYVVAISNGTAALHAACFAAGIGEGDEVITTPMTFAATANAVLYCGGTPVFADIDPETYNIDPEDIRRKITDKTKAIIPVHYTGQPCDMDEIMKIAKEHNLIVIEDAAHALGAEYKGRKIGSIGDMTTFSFHPVKPITTGEGGAITTNNKEFYDKLMLFRSHGITRDQKMLLNDNAAWYYEQHFLGYNYRMTDIQAALGCSQLNKLEFFLQKRRKYAKMYSEAFKDLEGVIIPKQLDDTLSGWHLYVLQLDTDKIRPDRRVIFDELRIHNIGVNVHYIPVYYHPYYQKLGYKKGLCPNAEKLYERIITLPLFPKMSEEDIMYVIKIVKELVDTYRVG
- the pseG gene encoding UDP-2,4-diacetamido-2,4,6-trideoxy-beta-L-altropyranose hydrolase; its protein translation is MKILIRADGGKTIGMGHIMRTSVLAEELRRCAEVSYVCSEEEEFDFGVNFLRQNGYFVYRFSEENLLSKINDIAYDCMIVDSYNVDANFFKSVKRAGSFLGYIDDLKKEEYPVDFIVNQNPYALDLNYTEENYIETFLGITYVLLRKEFQNPTKRYINPICKDILVTIGGSDINRITEKIIQNILKEELDMTLHVVIGPAFPKGYLDTFSHPKVKLYYNPIMSHLMKKCDLAVSACGSTVYELAACGTPTIGIVVADNQMMAYEKLKQLGIIKGSNVENILDSIKEMTYEKRLEMSRKGQELVDGLGAKRLASEIIRLITKE
- a CDS encoding glycosyltransferase: MARIVLLKGRSQYDVLRIFVDYLGEAFNQLGDEIFIVDLTNPNRMKALQDAFSFPCDFVFAFNCIGIDLKLDDEYLFNLADTTYIGCLVDHPIYHLQRINTNLNNLILTCVDYSHIEFLCTYFPLKRSAFLPHGGSVKGEDIKEQRIRDIDVLFGGSFKDPDLIRKEWLVLPKTMISIMDEAAEYLLANPDKTLEGELQFVLQSRNFYGEYGILMNNPAFLQLVDSYVRSYRRYKCVEELIKSGIPIDFYGVLGWDRNPFEMYKNFRVHNSVDFNEMLSLMGNSKFVLNVLPNFKNGSHERIFTSMLQGAISVTDKNQYLENQFNDEEDIIFYTWDKIELLPEKIKDILEDEDNRNYIALNGMKKANEKHTWLQRAKEIKELVEINSVFRTP
- a CDS encoding cytidylyltransferase domain-containing protein, with the translated sequence MGNGVICIIQARMGSERLPGKVIKEIKGVPMIVHILNRLNQSSKIEKTIVATSTNSENDQLVEIVENAGGTIFRGSEDDVLKRYVDAAEQFEGEYIIRVTGDCPLISAEVIDELIDKFLEAKVDYMRVDVPNTFSRGFDAEIFTREALMKAHYKATGARYREHVTLYMYEHPEEFSVERMEAKESWNRPNYRLCVDTKEDFDLVEKVYEALYDQNKGFEIDEIISYLDNHPEVAGINQFIIQKNA
- the neuB gene encoding N-acetylneuraminate synthase; the encoded protein is MRSISIGDRLISEDSPCFIIAEAGSNHDRDLGQAKKLIDVAVEAGADAVKFQTFTADKIAANTSHPIMKLGDEYEGVPTLYELYKGLELPREWQRELKEYADEKGIMFLSTPFDYDAVEELEELEMEAYKIASFEMVDIPFLRYIAKKNKPIILSTGMANLGEIEDALNAIYEQGNNQVILLHCGISYPMPVEEVNLAAMDTMKAAFRLPVGYSDHTLGIAIPIAAVARGAKVIEKHFTLDRNLKGPDHKFAIEPDELKAMVKGIRDAEKAIGSSVKELADTERLHHQRGRRSIFAKMDIPKGTIITEDMLAVLRPGVGLMPKYFDIVVGREARKDIKKNDPITWEVI
- a CDS encoding ATP-grasp domain-containing protein codes for the protein MNILLTAIGKRVQLISFLKKSFNIIGVDCSSNNPAKHFVDAFFEVPSYQDEKYVDTLLKICNDKKINVLIPLFEREYLLLDSRRKEFHDIGVHLLLSNYLVLNICEDKFKTYEFFLEHDIKSPKTWSKAEDINIYNEKSSFIIKPKDGMGSQGVYRAGNQEELVFFSKYVSNSIIQEYIQGTEYTVDVFCDNGGRVVSCVPRERLQVRAGEVSKSITRNHPRIIEEVVEICEKLGGVGPLTLQCIEDSKGEIYWIEINPRFGGGVPLSIEAGIDYGKMIKEWAEGKLVESQMGKFKPNLLMLRYDDAIFLENYK
- a CDS encoding glycosyltransferase family 9 protein produces the protein MKKLLIIRSVSFQQLDHNLKAIKDKFPEHEIHLLTHEHGKKLAEKYKDIKQIWIYPYKEGFGYTRKCLDLKDEYFDVVIVPCTNLSGTGFINVFLFSLSIHAKERYKCNLISEIKAFSKVQVMFWWIRSQVFKIISLCLSGIVGTIGFGIFFLCKALGKLRLHKSRS
- a CDS encoding glycosyltransferase family 2 protein; its protein translation is MLQIQPLVSVVILCWNRKDDVRESLTRLRGQTYKEIEVIVVDNGSTDGTIAMIEEDFPEVRLLKMPKNMGIEAYNIGFKNAKGEYIVILDDDSFPAEDAIEKMVDKFKNDEKLGIVAFDVRNYFSYDETNKKIEERKNTSAAIQKYLMAFNGAGAGARKDVIEQVGFYPEEFFLYWNEQDLSFRVLDAGYKIEFFSDIVSYHKYSPVNRASWRAPFYYTRNAFWLLWKNYPMSMLIPLTFRLIYLVFYYSLEQYTTVYIKAMFSAIFNVKQIKDKRKPVKKYIAENLRIPFDVSFTFYR